In a single window of the Gemmatimonadaceae bacterium genome:
- a CDS encoding ABC-F family ATP-binding cassette domain-containing protein: MTQISFNGVGVSFGASTIFSDISFTVAAGERWGIVGRNGTGKTTLFRLLTGELEPSRGSVVRQPGLRVSLLEQHRAFDGAEMVWEAAAGELAELLALEQSLVEQAEALAHDSSDAAMTRYGRDLERFEREGGYEVTSRIDAVLHGIGFDPARARVTPVATLSGGERGRLSLARQLVSTADILLLDEPTNHLDLDTTRWLEQYLKDADRTVMLVSHDRAFLAATVDHVLHFEGGSATAYTGGYERFVAQREERRLAQQRQFAQQQSKIARETDYIARNLAGQNTRQAKGRRKLLARMPRLSPPVGDEATMALRFEVKERGGDRVVSAAHVDVAVETRTLVRDFTGVVMRGDVLGFIGPNGSGKSTFIRTLLGDHPLAGGDLRTGGTVAAAHYRQDLSQLSADSSIYHCIAELRPTWERRLVQGHLGRFGFSGDEVQRRIGSLSGGEQARVALAMLMLSGANLLILDEPTNHLDVESIEALEDAIERYDGTVLLVSHDRELLRALTSKVWVLHDARITEFPGGFSEWEEVSAEREHAARVQASEEQALNRLHERQRVARADKRAVKPGTSGGQRSDERVLRRRLEEAEARVSVLEARIALVTAELGNPELYTRANGPADAGRLGVQLEELKVELDRSLEEWSDAGARLAAFE; encoded by the coding sequence TTGACTCAGATCTCCTTCAACGGCGTGGGCGTGAGCTTCGGCGCGTCCACGATATTCTCCGACATATCGTTCACCGTCGCCGCGGGCGAGCGGTGGGGGATCGTCGGGCGCAACGGGACGGGAAAGACCACACTGTTCCGTCTGCTCACCGGCGAGTTGGAGCCGTCGCGCGGAAGCGTCGTGCGCCAGCCGGGGCTGCGAGTCTCGCTGCTGGAGCAGCACCGCGCGTTCGACGGCGCCGAGATGGTGTGGGAGGCCGCCGCCGGAGAGCTGGCCGAGCTGCTCGCGCTGGAACAGTCGCTGGTGGAGCAGGCCGAAGCGCTCGCCCACGATTCGTCCGATGCCGCGATGACGCGCTACGGCCGCGACCTCGAGCGGTTCGAGCGCGAGGGCGGCTACGAGGTCACCTCCCGGATCGACGCGGTGCTGCATGGAATCGGCTTCGATCCGGCGCGCGCGCGCGTCACCCCGGTCGCGACCTTGAGCGGCGGAGAGCGCGGACGGCTCAGCCTCGCGCGCCAGCTGGTGAGCACCGCCGACATACTTCTGCTCGACGAGCCGACCAATCACCTCGATCTGGACACGACGCGCTGGCTCGAGCAGTACCTCAAGGACGCGGACCGGACGGTCATGCTTGTGAGCCACGACCGCGCCTTTCTCGCAGCCACGGTAGACCACGTGCTGCATTTCGAGGGCGGGTCGGCCACGGCTTACACCGGCGGGTACGAGCGGTTCGTGGCGCAGCGCGAAGAGCGGCGCCTCGCGCAGCAGCGGCAGTTCGCGCAGCAACAAAGCAAGATCGCCAGGGAGACGGATTACATCGCCCGCAACCTCGCCGGACAGAACACCCGCCAGGCAAAGGGCCGGCGAAAACTGCTCGCGCGCATGCCACGACTCAGTCCCCCGGTGGGGGACGAGGCGACGATGGCGCTGCGGTTCGAGGTGAAGGAGCGCGGGGGAGACCGGGTCGTGTCGGCCGCCCACGTTGACGTCGCGGTGGAGACTCGCACTCTCGTGCGGGACTTCACCGGCGTGGTGATGCGCGGCGACGTGCTCGGCTTCATCGGGCCGAACGGGAGCGGCAAATCCACTTTCATCAGGACACTGCTGGGCGATCACCCGCTCGCCGGCGGGGATCTGCGGACCGGCGGGACGGTCGCGGCGGCGCACTATCGGCAGGATCTGTCCCAGCTGTCCGCGGACAGCTCCATCTATCACTGCATCGCCGAGCTGCGCCCGACGTGGGAGCGCCGGCTCGTGCAGGGACATCTGGGCCGCTTCGGATTCTCCGGCGACGAGGTGCAGCGGCGCATTGGCTCGCTTTCGGGCGGGGAGCAGGCGCGCGTAGCGCTGGCGATGCTCATGCTGTCCGGCGCGAACCTGCTGATCCTGGACGAGCCGACCAATCATCTCGACGTCGAATCAATCGAGGCGCTGGAGGACGCCATCGAGCGCTACGACGGGACGGTGCTGCTCGTGAGCCACGACCGCGAGCTGTTGCGCGCCCTTACGAGCAAGGTCTGGGTGCTGCACGACGCGCGGATCACGGAGTTCCCGGGCGGCTTCTCGGAGTGGGAGGAGGTGAGCGCGGAGCGGGAGCACGCGGCGCGGGTCCAGGCCTCGGAGGAGCAGGCGCTCAACCGGCTGCACGAGCGCCAGCGCGTCGCGCGCGCGGACAAGCGCGCCGTGAAGCCCGGGACCAGCGGCGGCCAGCGATCGGACGAGCGCGTGCTCCGCCGCCGGCTCGAGGAAGCCGAAGCGCGCGTGAGCGTGCTCGAAGCGAGGATCGCGTTGGTGACCGCGGAGCTGGGGAACCCGGAGCTGTACACGCGCGCGAACGGACCGGCCGATGCCGGGCGCCTCGGCGTGCAGCTGGAGGAGCTGAAGGTGGAGCTGGACCGTTCGCTCGAGGAGTGGAGCGACGCAGGGGCGCGCCTCGCCGCCTTCGAGTGA
- a CDS encoding DUF2911 domain-containing protein — MKVQLLALATVLSACGGSGPLPRPPAPFAGDSAGFVTMLGTDTTALELFTIRGNTLEAEVVSRTPRTAVRRVRMSWDSDGRITSYETRLRGPEAHRDSARAVTTWAVAGDSISVTNVAGTRTQTSRMANGNVSTVLELPAYSTLAVLARNALAHGDTLVYAQFGGDPLPFTVRMESPATYSFTAPQLGTVLIQLDAVGRVHQIDARRSTVGALVRRVATVNLPAWISDYAARDAAGRGLGPLSPPDSVRATVGGANVAINYQRPSKRSRVIFGGVVPWDAVWRTGANTATSFRTDRNLIIGGVSVPAGSYTLWSIPGRTGWQLVINKQTGQWGTVYNQDQDLARIPMTVERLASPVEQFTIDIDNGRLSLAWDDTRAWVPIAVAP; from the coding sequence ATGAAAGTGCAGCTGCTCGCTCTCGCAACCGTCTTGTCAGCTTGTGGAGGCTCCGGCCCGCTCCCCCGTCCGCCCGCGCCGTTTGCCGGAGACAGCGCCGGCTTCGTGACGATGCTCGGCACCGACACGACGGCGCTGGAGCTGTTTACCATCCGCGGCAACACGCTCGAAGCCGAAGTCGTCAGCCGCACGCCGCGTACTGCCGTGCGGCGCGTCCGCATGAGCTGGGACAGCGACGGGCGCATCACGTCGTACGAGACCAGGCTCCGCGGTCCCGAGGCGCACCGCGATTCGGCGCGCGCGGTTACCACATGGGCGGTAGCCGGCGACTCGATCTCCGTCACGAACGTCGCCGGTACGCGCACGCAAACGTCCAGGATGGCGAACGGGAACGTCTCGACGGTCCTCGAGCTCCCGGCATACTCGACGCTCGCGGTGCTCGCGCGGAACGCGCTCGCTCACGGCGACACGCTGGTCTACGCGCAGTTCGGCGGCGATCCGCTGCCCTTCACGGTCCGCATGGAGTCTCCGGCGACGTATTCCTTCACCGCGCCACAGCTCGGCACCGTGCTCATTCAGCTCGACGCGGTCGGGCGCGTGCACCAGATCGACGCGCGCAGGTCCACGGTCGGCGCGTTGGTCAGGCGCGTCGCGACGGTGAATCTCCCGGCGTGGATCAGCGACTACGCGGCGCGTGACGCGGCCGGCCGCGGGCTTGGCCCGCTCTCGCCGCCGGACTCCGTCCGGGCAACGGTCGGAGGTGCCAACGTAGCCATCAACTACCAGCGCCCGTCCAAGCGCAGCCGCGTGATCTTCGGCGGCGTGGTGCCATGGGACGCCGTGTGGCGCACCGGCGCCAACACCGCCACGTCGTTCAGGACGGACCGCAACCTGATCATCGGCGGCGTGTCCGTTCCCGCGGGCTCGTACACGCTCTGGTCGATCCCCGGCCGTACGGGGTGGCAGCTCGTGATCAACAAGCAGACCGGCCAGTGGGGCACCGTCTACAACCAGGATCAGGACCTCGCGCGCATCCCCATGACGGTCGAGCGCCTCGCGTCGCCGGTGGAGCAGTTCACCATAGACATCGACAACGGCCGCCTGTCACTCGCCTGGGACGACACCCGCGCCTGGGTGCCGATAGCGGTAGCGCCCTAG
- a CDS encoding D-aminoacylase — MRSRLLVSLTLLTLACAPGVPTGRVAPAAAYDVVISNGKIVDGTGNPWHYGDVGVRGDRIVYVGPKGSLARARAGERVDAGGMVVAPGFIDIQSHSWTPLLTGDGRVISKITQGVTSEILGESTTPAPLNATAAENYGVSITDTSARSRLYATFAGPRGFDAWLSALERHGNSVNAGSYLGASTVRAYAKGQTPGPATPAELDTMRMVVRDAMEDGAFGISTALIYPPGSYATTEELAEMARAMAPYGGTYITHMRSEGNRLLEATDEALYIGRYGDVPVVIYHLKASGGRANWPKARLVVAKIDSARGAGQDVTATMYPYPASGNNLSAGIPDWASADGKLLENLRDSTLRARMVREMIVQEEDDGDPFDGPESRMVIGLDAPDLKRFEGMRLKHIADSLGRHWAETLIDIVIAEEDNVSQITFGMSEANVAMQIAQPWVMIGTDAGGFDPERSTRLVHPRAYGSYPRLLGKYVREEGVLRLEDAVRKMSWAVAQSLGVRERGLLKEGSFADVIIFDPATIADRATFTQPHQLSVGVRDVWVNGVRVLRDGAHTGATPGRALRGPGWERQ, encoded by the coding sequence ATGCGCTCCCGTCTCCTCGTATCCCTCACTCTCCTCACCCTTGCATGCGCGCCCGGCGTTCCTACAGGCCGGGTCGCCCCCGCCGCCGCGTACGACGTCGTCATCTCCAACGGCAAGATCGTCGACGGCACCGGCAACCCATGGCACTACGGCGACGTCGGAGTGCGCGGCGACAGGATCGTATACGTCGGGCCGAAAGGGTCGCTCGCGCGCGCGCGGGCCGGCGAGAGGGTGGACGCGGGGGGCATGGTGGTCGCGCCCGGCTTCATAGACATCCAGAGCCACTCCTGGACGCCCCTGCTCACGGGCGACGGCCGCGTGATCAGCAAGATCACCCAGGGCGTAACCAGCGAGATACTCGGCGAGTCCACCACGCCCGCGCCGCTCAACGCGACCGCGGCGGAGAACTACGGCGTGAGCATCACCGACACGTCCGCGCGGTCGCGGCTGTACGCGACGTTCGCCGGCCCGCGCGGCTTCGACGCGTGGCTGTCCGCGCTCGAGCGCCACGGCAACTCGGTGAATGCCGGGTCATATCTCGGCGCGAGCACGGTGCGCGCCTACGCGAAGGGGCAGACGCCGGGACCCGCGACCCCAGCCGAGCTGGACACGATGCGAATGGTCGTGCGCGACGCAATGGAGGACGGCGCGTTCGGCATCTCGACCGCGCTCATCTACCCTCCCGGCAGCTACGCGACGACGGAGGAGCTCGCGGAAATGGCGCGCGCCATGGCGCCGTACGGCGGGACGTACATCACGCACATGCGCAGCGAGGGCAACCGGCTGCTCGAAGCGACCGACGAGGCGCTCTACATCGGACGCTACGGCGACGTCCCCGTCGTGATCTATCACCTGAAGGCGTCCGGTGGCCGCGCCAACTGGCCGAAGGCGCGCCTGGTCGTAGCGAAGATCGACTCCGCGCGCGGCGCCGGGCAGGACGTCACCGCGACCATGTATCCGTACCCGGCGTCGGGCAACAACCTCTCGGCGGGCATTCCCGATTGGGCGTCCGCCGACGGCAAGCTGCTGGAGAACCTGCGCGACTCGACGCTGCGCGCGCGCATGGTGCGCGAGATGATCGTCCAGGAGGAGGACGACGGCGACCCGTTCGACGGTCCGGAGTCGCGCATGGTGATCGGACTCGACGCGCCGGATCTCAAGCGCTTCGAGGGGATGCGTCTCAAGCACATCGCCGACTCGCTCGGGCGGCACTGGGCCGAGACTCTGATCGACATCGTGATCGCGGAGGAGGACAACGTCAGCCAGATCACGTTCGGCATGTCCGAGGCGAACGTGGCGATGCAAATCGCGCAGCCGTGGGTGATGATCGGCACCGATGCCGGCGGATTCGATCCCGAGCGCTCCACTCGCCTGGTTCATCCGCGCGCGTACGGCTCGTATCCACGCCTACTCGGCAAATACGTGCGGGAAGAAGGGGTGCTTCGCCTGGAGGACGCCGTGCGGAAGATGTCGTGGGCGGTCGCACAATCGCTCGGTGTCAGGGAACGCGGGCTGCTCAAGGAAGGGAGCTTCGCCGACGTCATCATATTCGATCCCGCGACGATCGCCGACCGGGCCACGTTCACGCAGCCGCACCAGCTTTCCGTGGGCGTGCGCGACGTCTGGGTGAACGGAGTCCGCGTCCTGCGCGACGGTGCGCACACCGGCGCGACTCCGGGACGCGCGCTGCGCGGGCCGGGCTGGGAACGGCAGTGA
- a CDS encoding PAS domain-containing protein has protein sequence MAADVSTPALPDPDDTGASDVVWDWNLITNALQFSPSVRTLLLYGADEPVDSIEWWMAHIHPDERDEVVTGIHKAIAGRGQFWAAEYRYRRGDGTYAHVFDRGFISRDGAGNPVRMMGSMFDVTDRKIAERTLRDNERRFRSLIENASDAIAIIDAEGRFGYASESYGNVLGFESSELVGRPVFDFVHEEDLPEAVRAFERIAAEPGATLHVTLRCRHKNGGWRLLEARARNLLHDPAIGGIVSASRDITQQHALEAELVQAQKMEAMGQLAGGVAHDFNNLLTVITSNVDLIVSAIPSQLQIHENLTEIRRAASQAAGLTRQLLNFTQRRAEDPRVVNLNEVVIDSQGLLRRVIGETSELRIRTSTKAPLVKIDRAQLEQVLMNLVFNARDALQDGGVVEVSTDRRKVEAGDPQASAVPSGEYAVLTVRDTGTGMTPETRARAFDPFYTTKEIGKGTGLGLAMVYTIVKQAGGSIDLETRRGVGSTLRIYLPRVVAPAVTSLEGTPAVRPKAGDETVLLVEDEEMVRKVVRRTLLSQGYNVIEASNGAEALKLALEDPARISLVLTDVMMPAMGGPELARRLWQQLPDLKIVFLSGYAPDSMSAESAVPPGAILIEKPFAIEKLVTIVREVLDGDGAGTSRMIDMTAKTN, from the coding sequence ATGGCAGCTGACGTATCGACGCCGGCGCTCCCCGATCCGGATGACACGGGGGCGAGTGACGTGGTGTGGGATTGGAACCTCATAACCAACGCTCTCCAGTTCAGCCCTTCCGTGCGGACGCTGCTCCTCTACGGCGCGGACGAGCCCGTGGACAGCATCGAATGGTGGATGGCCCACATACATCCGGACGAGCGCGACGAGGTCGTGACGGGCATCCACAAGGCGATTGCCGGCCGCGGGCAGTTCTGGGCGGCGGAGTACCGGTATCGGCGGGGCGACGGCACGTACGCGCACGTCTTCGACCGCGGATTCATCAGCCGCGACGGCGCTGGGAATCCGGTGCGGATGATGGGCTCGATGTTCGATGTTACGGATCGCAAGATCGCGGAGCGCACGCTGCGCGACAACGAGCGCCGGTTCCGCTCGCTGATCGAGAATGCCTCCGATGCCATCGCGATCATCGACGCGGAAGGGCGGTTCGGCTACGCCAGCGAGAGCTACGGCAACGTGCTCGGATTCGAATCCTCCGAGCTGGTTGGGAGGCCGGTGTTCGACTTCGTGCACGAGGAGGACCTGCCGGAAGCGGTGCGCGCGTTCGAACGGATCGCCGCGGAGCCCGGCGCCACTCTCCATGTGACGCTGCGCTGCCGGCACAAGAACGGCGGCTGGCGCCTGCTGGAGGCCCGCGCCCGGAACCTGCTCCACGATCCCGCCATCGGCGGAATCGTCTCGGCTTCGCGCGACATCACGCAACAGCACGCGCTGGAGGCGGAGCTGGTGCAGGCGCAGAAGATGGAAGCCATGGGCCAGCTCGCCGGGGGCGTGGCGCACGACTTCAACAACCTGCTGACGGTCATCACGAGCAACGTGGATCTGATCGTGAGCGCGATCCCGTCGCAGCTGCAGATTCACGAGAACCTCACGGAGATCCGGCGCGCCGCGAGCCAGGCGGCCGGACTCACGCGGCAGCTCCTGAACTTCACTCAGCGGCGCGCCGAGGATCCGAGGGTGGTGAATCTCAACGAAGTCGTGATCGATTCGCAGGGCTTGCTGCGGCGCGTGATCGGCGAGACGTCGGAGCTCAGGATCAGGACGTCCACCAAGGCGCCGCTGGTGAAGATCGACCGCGCGCAGCTCGAGCAGGTGCTGATGAACCTCGTCTTCAACGCGCGCGACGCGCTGCAGGACGGCGGGGTCGTCGAAGTCTCGACGGATCGCAGGAAAGTAGAGGCCGGCGATCCGCAGGCATCCGCGGTTCCTTCGGGCGAGTACGCCGTGTTGACCGTGCGCGACACCGGAACCGGGATGACTCCGGAAACGCGAGCGCGCGCGTTCGATCCGTTCTACACGACCAAGGAGATCGGCAAGGGAACCGGGCTCGGGCTCGCGATGGTGTACACGATCGTGAAGCAGGCCGGCGGCTCCATCGATCTCGAGACCAGACGCGGAGTCGGCTCGACGCTCCGCATCTACCTCCCGCGAGTGGTTGCCCCGGCGGTCACGTCGCTCGAGGGCACGCCGGCGGTGCGGCCGAAGGCGGGCGATGAGACGGTCCTTCTGGTCGAGGACGAGGAGATGGTGCGCAAGGTCGTCAGGCGGACGCTCCTGTCGCAGGGATACAACGTGATCGAAGCGTCCAATGGCGCGGAAGCGCTCAAGCTCGCGCTGGAGGACCCCGCCAGGATATCGCTGGTGCTGACCGACGTGATGATGCCGGCGATGGGCGGACCCGAGCTGGCGCGGCGGCTGTGGCAGCAGCTCCCGGATCTCAAGATCGTCTTCCTGAGCGGGTACGCGCCCGACTCCATGTCGGCGGAGTCGGCGGTTCCACCGGGCGCGATCCTCATCGAGAAGCCGTTCGCCATAGAGAAGCTCGTGACGATCGTGCGCGAGGTGCTCGACGGCGACGGCGCCGGAACGTCGCGCATGATTGACATGACTGCCAAAACAAACTAG
- a CDS encoding threonine/serine dehydratase produces the protein MTRAAGGEHGVLVDLDDVRAAAAALRGVAVRTPLLRDEVVSDQTGHPIWLKPEVLQRSGTFKFRGAYTFLSRLDPAARARGVIAPSSGNHAQGVAMAAKVFGVQATVVMPETATEAKRGGAERLGARVILHGTTSHERTELAHSIAARDGLTIVHPYNDNAVIAGQGTVGTEIHEDLPDVDSVLVQVGGGGLLAGIAVAIKALSPSTRVIGIEPERTPKLSKARAAGKPVRLEHQQGLADGLLVAEIGDIPFQHHQAYVDEVVTVADADIVRAMRHLLDRGKLVVEPSGAITVAALMTGAVRPRGPTVAVLSGGNIEWSALTKLFA, from the coding sequence ATGACCCGCGCGGCGGGCGGCGAGCATGGCGTGCTCGTGGATCTCGACGACGTGCGCGCGGCCGCCGCGGCGCTCCGAGGCGTGGCGGTGCGCACGCCGCTGCTGCGTGACGAAGTCGTCTCGGATCAGACGGGACACCCCATCTGGCTGAAGCCCGAGGTCCTGCAGCGCAGCGGGACGTTCAAGTTTCGCGGCGCGTACACGTTCCTGAGCCGGCTCGATCCGGCGGCGCGGGCGCGGGGCGTGATCGCGCCGTCGTCGGGCAATCACGCGCAGGGCGTCGCGATGGCCGCCAAGGTGTTCGGCGTGCAGGCCACGGTGGTCATGCCGGAGACGGCGACCGAGGCCAAACGCGGCGGCGCGGAGCGGCTCGGCGCCAGGGTGATCCTGCACGGCACGACTTCGCATGAGCGCACCGAGCTGGCCCACAGCATCGCGGCCCGCGACGGGCTGACGATAGTGCATCCGTACAACGACAACGCCGTCATCGCCGGCCAGGGTACGGTCGGTACCGAGATTCACGAAGACCTGCCGGACGTGGATTCCGTGCTCGTGCAGGTGGGTGGAGGCGGACTGCTCGCGGGGATCGCGGTTGCGATCAAGGCGCTCTCGCCGTCTACGCGGGTCATCGGCATCGAGCCCGAGCGGACGCCCAAGCTGTCCAAAGCCCGCGCGGCTGGGAAGCCGGTGCGGCTCGAGCATCAGCAGGGGCTCGCCGACGGACTGCTGGTCGCCGAGATCGGCGACATTCCCTTTCAGCACCATCAGGCGTACGTCGACGAGGTCGTCACCGTGGCGGACGCCGACATCGTGCGCGCCATGCGCCACCTGCTCGATCGCGGGAAGCTGGTGGTCGAGCCGAGCGGCGCCATTACCGTGGCGGCGCTGATGACCGGCGCGGTGCGGCCGCGCGGCCCGACCGTTGCCGTGTTGAGCGGGGGGAACATCGAGTGGTCCGCTCTCACCAAGCTATTTGCGTGA
- a CDS encoding response regulator: MIIRRAGLPDHQEVILIVDDVPRNVELLKAMLAQDGFLFLTARSGAEALAVIAEQRPDLVLLDILMPDMDGHEVARIIKADAATSNIPLIMITALDDRKSRLASLDAGAEDFLTKPVDRAELRARVRNLLRIKALSDYSDKHSQELESEVRSRTRELVGSETALLKERDAAQRYLDNAQVILLALDLEGRITLVNQYAYEMLGWSAEELIGRSWVDCCLPEHTREEMRAKFQTIVSGDLPVTAAMLGKLGTIENPVIDRTGRERLIEWRSTLLRDDMGTVIGTFSSGTDITARIDAIAKLATAEERMRFALVNANVGIWDVDASDGSVRWSETLEAQYGLAPGTFPGTLAAFIERVHPEDRDAVLETITASAQSGGNFDFQHRALHPDGSFLWLHSTGQSQLDETGAPLRAVGISQDITAHHTMERRYLQSQKMEAVGQLASGVAHDFNNLLTVITGFAEFVAASLPDKSQSGDDVAEIIKAADRAAALTQQLLAFSRQQVLHMAPVDMNDLITGMSGMIRRLIGEDITVDLVLDHSVRLALADRGQVEQVLMNLVVNARDAMPGGGSIVIETADAELENSPFHEEPVEAGSYVMLAVTDTGTGMSRETQKRLFEPFFTTKKAGEGTGLGLSTSYGIVKQSNGHIWVYSELGVGTTLKVYLPRSPDAPPLALPQAPSASAVAITETVLLVEDESSVRVLATRILREAGYRVLIAANGADAQSQFDRNESLIDLVLTDVVMPGVGGPELLARLHACNPTLPVLYMSGYTEQSIATRVGLDRGIPFLPKPFTAAELLRSVRSALDNTRSPT; the protein is encoded by the coding sequence ATGATCATCAGGCGTGCTGGCTTACCCGACCATCAGGAAGTAATCCTCATAGTCGATGACGTGCCGCGCAACGTCGAGCTGCTGAAGGCCATGCTCGCGCAGGACGGGTTTCTCTTTTTGACGGCGCGAAGCGGCGCCGAGGCGCTGGCGGTCATCGCAGAACAGCGCCCCGACCTCGTCCTGCTAGACATCTTGATGCCGGACATGGACGGTCACGAAGTCGCGCGAATCATCAAGGCGGACGCCGCTACCAGCAACATCCCGCTCATCATGATCACGGCGCTCGACGATAGAAAGTCGCGGCTAGCCAGCCTCGACGCGGGCGCTGAGGATTTTCTGACGAAGCCCGTGGACCGTGCCGAGCTCAGGGCGCGCGTGCGGAACCTGCTGCGCATTAAGGCGCTTTCGGACTACTCCGACAAGCACAGTCAGGAGCTGGAAAGCGAGGTGCGCTCCCGCACCAGGGAGTTGGTCGGGTCGGAGACCGCGCTGCTGAAAGAGCGCGATGCCGCGCAGCGATATCTCGATAACGCGCAGGTAATTCTCCTCGCATTGGATCTCGAGGGGCGCATCACCCTCGTGAACCAGTACGCCTACGAAATGCTCGGCTGGAGCGCGGAGGAGTTGATCGGACGCAGCTGGGTTGACTGCTGTTTGCCGGAGCACACACGAGAAGAGATGCGCGCGAAGTTTCAGACTATCGTGTCGGGCGACCTCCCGGTAACTGCGGCCATGCTCGGCAAGCTAGGCACAATCGAGAATCCCGTGATCGACCGGACGGGACGGGAGCGCCTGATCGAATGGCGCTCGACCCTGCTGCGTGATGACATGGGGACCGTGATCGGAACGTTCAGCTCGGGAACCGACATCACTGCCAGGATCGACGCGATAGCCAAGCTGGCCACGGCGGAAGAACGGATGCGCTTCGCGCTGGTAAACGCGAACGTCGGCATCTGGGACGTCGACGCCTCGGACGGTAGCGTCCGCTGGTCGGAAACGCTCGAAGCACAGTATGGCCTGGCCCCCGGCACGTTCCCCGGAACCCTCGCTGCTTTCATCGAGCGTGTGCACCCGGAAGACAGGGACGCCGTACTGGAAACGATCACCGCGTCCGCCCAGTCCGGGGGCAACTTCGACTTTCAGCATCGCGCGCTCCACCCGGATGGAAGCTTCCTGTGGCTGCACAGCACTGGTCAGTCTCAACTGGACGAAACCGGGGCACCTCTTCGCGCCGTCGGCATCTCGCAGGACATCACGGCGCACCACACGATGGAGCGGCGGTATCTGCAGTCCCAAAAGATGGAAGCCGTCGGTCAACTGGCCTCGGGAGTGGCTCACGATTTCAACAATCTGCTGACGGTAATCACGGGGTTTGCCGAGTTCGTCGCGGCCTCGCTTCCGGACAAGTCCCAGTCAGGTGACGACGTCGCGGAGATCATCAAGGCCGCCGACCGTGCGGCCGCCCTTACGCAGCAGTTGCTTGCTTTCAGCCGGCAGCAGGTCCTGCACATGGCACCGGTGGACATGAACGATCTGATCACGGGGATGAGCGGCATGATCAGGAGACTGATCGGAGAGGACATCACCGTCGACCTCGTACTCGACCACAGCGTGCGCCTGGCGCTTGCGGACCGTGGGCAGGTCGAGCAAGTGCTCATGAATCTCGTAGTCAACGCGCGGGACGCGATGCCCGGCGGCGGCTCCATCGTGATCGAGACCGCCGACGCGGAGCTCGAGAATTCGCCGTTCCACGAGGAGCCGGTCGAGGCCGGGAGTTACGTGATGCTGGCGGTCACGGACACCGGCACCGGCATGTCCAGGGAGACGCAGAAACGGCTGTTCGAGCCATTCTTCACCACGAAGAAGGCCGGCGAAGGCACGGGGCTCGGACTTTCGACGTCGTATGGAATCGTAAAGCAGAGCAACGGACACATCTGGGTATACAGCGAGCTCGGAGTTGGCACCACGCTCAAGGTTTACCTCCCCCGCTCGCCCGATGCGCCGCCCCTCGCGCTGCCACAGGCGCCATCGGCTTCGGCGGTGGCAATCACGGAGACCGTTCTGCTCGTCGAGGATGAATCGTCAGTCCGGGTTCTCGCCACGCGCATCCTGCGTGAGGCCGGCTATCGCGTGCTGATCGCGGCCAACGGCGCCGACGCTCAATCGCAGTTCGACCGCAATGAATCACTCATCGATCTCGTCCTGACCGACGTCGTCATGCCGGGCGTCGGCGGACCGGAGCTGCTGGCGCGCCTTCACGCCTGTAACCCGACGCTGCCCGTGCTGTACATGTCCGGCTACACGGAGCAGTCGATCGCCACACGCGTGGGGCTCGATCGGGGTATCCCCTTTCTGCCGAAACCGTTTACGGCGGCGGAGCTCCTTCGAAGCGTGCGCTCGGCGCTCGATAACACGCGTTCGCCGACGTAA
- a CDS encoding superoxide dismutase family protein, whose amino-acid sequence MLGARRHIALVAVVVAAGACATAQTAADRVAAAAVDFVTPTGGSMGSAIIWQDPLGVVHVDGQVRGLQPGAHGIHFHAVGRCDGAASLAFASAGAHYNPGNRKHGLNAPDGPHAGDAPNITAGSDGRASVSFTTDRVTLTDGPATLNDADGSALVIHALGDDQVTDPSGNSGARIACGVVRMR is encoded by the coding sequence ATGCTCGGAGCTCGCAGACACATCGCCCTCGTCGCAGTCGTCGTCGCTGCCGGAGCGTGCGCCACGGCTCAGACCGCAGCCGACAGAGTCGCGGCCGCCGCGGTCGATTTCGTGACGCCGACCGGCGGCTCGATGGGCAGCGCTATCATTTGGCAGGATCCTCTGGGAGTCGTGCACGTGGACGGTCAGGTGCGCGGGCTCCAGCCTGGAGCGCACGGTATCCACTTTCACGCCGTGGGTCGCTGTGACGGCGCGGCGTCGCTGGCGTTCGCGTCGGCGGGCGCGCACTACAATCCGGGCAACAGGAAGCACGGGTTGAATGCGCCGGACGGACCGCACGCGGGCGACGCGCCGAACATCACGGCGGGCTCCGATGGCCGGGCCAGCGTGAGCTTCACGACCGACCGCGTTACCCTGACCGACGGGCCGGCGACGCTGAACGACGCGGACGGATCAGCGCTGGTAATTCACGCGCTGGGCGACGACCAGGTCACGGATCCCTCGGGCAACAGCGGCGCGCGGATCGCGTGCGGCGTGGTGCGGATGAGATAA